A portion of the Cetobacterium somerae ATCC BAA-474 genome contains these proteins:
- a CDS encoding lipopolysaccharide biosynthesis protein: protein MARNELKIGTALSMMTIITSSVIQILYTPLYMKYLGPGDYGINSLVQSIMGYISILNLGLGNTMLRYTTRYRAEGKIEEEKSLNGMFLVIFSILMTIAFIIGVYIYINIGKFFGERFTLVELEKTKAVFIILALNVIISFPMGIFSTNITSREKFIYQRGVKLITIILNPIVGAILMINGFGLIAVTVSTVCFAILSYFFDMIYAFKLGMKIKFSKFNNDILKEIFVYSFFIFLNVLIDQIYWGTDRVIIGKYVGVQGIAIYSVGAIFNTLYMGFASAVSGVLFPRINRLIVEEKHQEVDDMFLKIGRLQYILLGLISSGFILFGKDFITLWVGKEYIEAYNIALWIMIPLTVPLIQSTGVSIMQAKNMHQFRSIVYFIIAILNLLLSIIFVKKVGAIGCAIATGISFILGQIIVMNIYYKVSVGLDIVKFWKNIIKMSIPMGIVMIFGYILNYYLIEINYLNFLIKIGLYTISYGILLWFMGLNNYEKSQVYIWKK, encoded by the coding sequence ATGGCTAGAAATGAACTAAAAATAGGAACGGCTCTTTCAATGATGACAATAATTACAAGTTCGGTTATTCAGATTTTATATACGCCTTTATATATGAAGTATTTAGGGCCAGGAGATTACGGAATAAACTCATTGGTTCAATCAATAATGGGATATATATCTATTTTGAACTTAGGATTAGGGAATACAATGCTAAGATATACAACAAGATACAGAGCTGAAGGAAAAATAGAGGAAGAAAAATCTTTAAACGGAATGTTTTTAGTAATTTTTTCTATTTTAATGACGATAGCTTTTATTATAGGAGTATACATTTATATAAATATTGGGAAATTTTTTGGAGAAAGATTTACTTTGGTAGAACTTGAAAAAACAAAAGCGGTATTTATAATATTAGCCTTAAATGTAATTATATCTTTTCCAATGGGTATTTTTTCTACTAATATAACATCTAGAGAAAAGTTTATATATCAAAGGGGAGTAAAACTTATAACGATTATACTAAATCCTATTGTCGGAGCAATTTTAATGATAAATGGTTTTGGTTTAATAGCAGTAACTGTTTCAACCGTATGTTTTGCAATATTATCTTATTTCTTTGATATGATTTATGCTTTTAAATTAGGAATGAAAATAAAATTTTCTAAATTTAATAATGATATTTTAAAAGAGATATTTGTTTACTCATTTTTTATTTTTTTAAATGTATTAATCGATCAAATTTATTGGGGAACGGATAGAGTTATAATAGGAAAGTATGTTGGAGTTCAAGGAATTGCAATATACTCTGTTGGAGCAATATTTAATACTCTTTATATGGGATTTGCATCAGCTGTTTCAGGTGTTTTATTTCCAAGAATAAATAGGTTAATAGTAGAAGAAAAGCACCAAGAAGTAGATGACATGTTCTTAAAAATTGGAAGATTACAATATATTCTTTTAGGATTAATTTCTTCAGGTTTTATATTATTTGGAAAAGATTTTATAACTTTGTGGGTTGGAAAAGAATATATTGAAGCATATAACATAGCGTTATGGATAATGATACCATTAACAGTTCCCTTAATTCAAAGTACGGGTGTAAGTATAATGCAGGCTAAAAATATGCATCAATTTAGATCAATAGTTTATTTTATAATAGCTATTTTAAATTTACTTCTTAGTATTATTTTTGTAAAAAAAGTTGGAGCAATAGGATGTGCAATAGCTACGGGAATTTCTTTTATTTTAGGACAAATAATAGTTATGAATATATATTATAAAGTTTCAGTAGGATTAGATATAGTTAAATTTTGGAAAAATATTATAAAAATGTCAATACCAATGGGAATAGTAATGATATTTGGATATATTTTAAATTATTATTTAATAGAAATTAATTATTTAAATTTCTTGATAAAGATAGGACTTTATACAATATCTTACGGAATATTACTTTGGTTTATGGGATTAAATAACTATGAAAAATCCCAAGTTTATATATGGAAAAAGTAA
- a CDS encoding DUF308 domain-containing protein has protein sequence MAIKFKSFFLTLGIFYILIGALGISNMGFFNQNIEYILSTVLFLNGIYHVFYSMTNRKNPYFHWGLVLGEGIIELISVAIILLNTFTSQLFFTSYIGGLLCLKGLILILGRDNKLTSWENTKAKVKILVIVKGLLHFLFGSLIIVLPLLTDKAVYIVFGWYILFLGIHFLTEEYITNKKSDV, from the coding sequence ATGGCAATAAAATTTAAATCATTTTTCTTAACATTAGGAATTTTTTACATTTTAATAGGAGCTCTTGGAATTAGCAATATGGGATTTTTCAATCAAAATATAGAGTATATTTTAAGTACTGTTTTATTTTTAAATGGTATATATCATGTTTTCTATTCAATGACAAATCGAAAAAATCCATACTTTCATTGGGGGCTTGTTCTAGGTGAGGGAATAATCGAGCTTATATCTGTAGCTATCATTCTTTTAAACACTTTTACTAGTCAATTGTTTTTTACAAGTTATATTGGTGGACTTCTTTGCCTAAAGGGTTTAATCTTAATTTTAGGTAGAGACAATAAACTTACATCTTGGGAGAATACAAAAGCTAAAGTAAAAATCTTAGTTATTGTAAAAGGTCTTTTACATTTTTTATTTGGTTCTTTAATCATTGTATTACCTTTGCTAACTGATAAAGCTGTTTATATTGTTTTTGGATGGTATATCTTATTTTTAGGAATCCATTTTTTAACAGAGGAATATATTACCAATAAAAAAAGTGATGTTTAA
- a CDS encoding pyridoxal phosphate-dependent aminotransferase — MFSKNIQNLKTSPVRELIPYSKKAKDAGVDIIHLNIGQPDLETPKEFFEAIENFGERTIAYSDSSGRKELIDSIKKYYNNLGINYENDEILITAGGSEALLFTLMTLFNAGEEVLIPEPYYANYNSFFAMLGIKVVGIPTKFEENFKLPEKSVIENLITEKTKAIMFSNPGNPTGSVYSKDELLMLNEISKDRNLFLISDEVYREFIYDGKDTVSCGTFVDNLDRIILIDSISKRFSTCGARVGTILNKNKEFMSYILKLCQSRLSISTLDMVGAEALYRCMGKDYYEAVNKKYMERRDFLYEGLNKIDGVVLNKPEGAFYCIVELPVKDATDFSKWLLGEFSYDNSTVMLAPAKGFYQNEELGLNKIRISYALELDRLEKAIKIIDLGLKKYNNK; from the coding sequence ATGTTTTCAAAAAATATACAAAATTTAAAAACATCTCCAGTGAGAGAGTTAATACCATATTCAAAAAAGGCTAAGGATGCTGGTGTAGATATAATACATTTAAATATAGGTCAACCAGATTTAGAAACTCCAAAGGAGTTCTTTGAAGCAATAGAGAATTTTGGAGAGAGAACAATAGCTTATTCGGACTCATCAGGGAGAAAAGAGTTAATAGACTCAATAAAAAAATACTATAATAATTTAGGAATAAATTATGAAAATGATGAGATATTAATAACCGCAGGTGGAAGTGAAGCATTATTATTTACACTAATGACACTTTTTAATGCAGGTGAAGAAGTTTTAATTCCTGAACCATATTATGCAAATTATAACAGTTTTTTTGCTATGTTAGGAATTAAGGTTGTGGGAATTCCTACAAAATTTGAGGAAAACTTCAAACTTCCAGAAAAAAGTGTAATTGAAAATTTAATTACAGAAAAAACAAAAGCTATAATGTTTTCAAATCCGGGAAATCCTACAGGATCAGTTTACTCGAAAGACGAGCTTTTAATGTTAAATGAAATATCAAAAGATAGAAATTTATTTTTAATAAGTGATGAAGTTTACAGAGAATTTATTTATGATGGAAAGGATACAGTTAGTTGTGGAACTTTCGTAGATAATTTAGATAGAATAATACTTATAGATTCTATTTCAAAAAGATTTTCAACATGTGGTGCAAGAGTTGGAACAATATTAAATAAAAATAAAGAGTTTATGTCTTATATTTTAAAGTTATGTCAATCAAGACTATCAATATCAACTCTTGATATGGTTGGAGCAGAAGCATTATATAGATGTATGGGTAAAGATTACTACGAAGCTGTTAATAAAAAATATATGGAAAGAAGAGATTTCTTATATGAAGGATTAAATAAAATAGATGGAGTAGTATTAAATAAGCCAGAAGGAGCGTTTTATTGTATCGTTGAACTTCCTGTAAAAGATGCAACAGATTTTTCTAAGTGGTTATTAGGAGAGTTTTCATATGACAATTCAACAGTTATGTTAGCACCAGCAAAAGGTTTCTATCAAAATGAAGAGTTAGGATTAAATAAAATTAGAATATCTTATGCTTTAGAATTAGATAGATTGGAAAAAGCGATAAAAATAATAGATTTAGGATTAAAAAAATATAATAATAAATAA